The proteins below come from a single Mycobacterium parmense genomic window:
- a CDS encoding tetratricopeptide repeat protein, whose translation MTRPRSSIGPALAGAVDLSGLKQRAQQPAPPGGPGASAPGAEGGPGVTAITEANFENEVLIRSEEIPVVVLLWSPRSEACVDLVEMLSGLAAEDKGKWSLATVNVDVAPRVAQIFGIDAVPTVVALAAGQPLSSFQGVQPPDQLRRWLDSLLSATAGKLRGAAGFEEGEEVDPELAAARGHLEAGDFDAARAAYQAILDGNPASAEAKGAIRQIDFLTRATAQRPDAVAVADAAPGDIDAALAAADVEILNQDVNAAFERLIALVRTTSGDERTRVRTRLVELFELFDPADPEVVVGRRNLANALY comes from the coding sequence GTGACGCGTCCGCGATCCTCGATCGGTCCCGCGCTGGCTGGTGCGGTCGACCTGTCGGGCCTCAAGCAACGAGCCCAGCAGCCCGCGCCCCCCGGCGGTCCCGGCGCCTCGGCGCCGGGGGCGGAAGGTGGCCCCGGGGTCACCGCCATCACCGAGGCCAACTTCGAGAACGAAGTCCTGATCCGGTCTGAGGAAATACCGGTGGTCGTGCTGTTGTGGTCACCGCGCAGCGAAGCCTGTGTCGACCTCGTCGAGATGTTGTCCGGCCTGGCCGCCGAGGACAAGGGGAAATGGTCGCTGGCGACGGTCAACGTCGACGTGGCCCCCAGAGTGGCACAGATCTTCGGCATCGACGCCGTGCCCACCGTCGTCGCGCTGGCCGCCGGGCAGCCGTTGTCGAGTTTTCAAGGGGTGCAGCCGCCCGACCAGTTGCGGCGCTGGCTGGATTCGCTGCTGTCCGCGACCGCCGGAAAGCTCAGGGGCGCAGCAGGATTCGAAGAGGGCGAGGAAGTCGACCCCGAACTGGCCGCGGCCCGCGGGCACCTCGAGGCGGGAGATTTCGACGCGGCCAGGGCGGCGTATCAGGCGATCCTGGATGGCAACCCGGCCAGCGCCGAGGCCAAGGGCGCCATTCGTCAGATCGACTTTCTCACGCGCGCCACGGCCCAGCGTCCCGACGCCGTCGCCGTCGCCGACGCCGCGCCCGGCGACATCGACGCGGCACTCGCGGCCGCGGACGTCGAGATTCTCAACCAGGACGTCAATGCCGCATTCGAGCGCCTGATCGCCTTGGTGCGCACCACATCCGGGGACGAGCGCACGCGCGTGCGCACCCGCCTGGTCGAGCTGTTCGAACTGTTCGACCCCGCCGATCCCGAGGTGGTGGTCGGCCGGCGAAATCTGGCCAACGCGCTGTACTGA
- a CDS encoding adenylate/guanylate cyclase domain-containing protein → MSAQQTMARRLGRVLETLTRQSGRLPETPAYGSLLLGRVSESQRRRRIRIQVILTVLVLGANLIGIAVALLLVTIAIPQPSVFDAPWWITFAAAPAYVALALAVGTYWITRRTVISLRWAIEERTPTRDDERNTFLAPWRIARFDLILWGLGAVVLTTLYGLVDTLFIPRFLIAVGICGILVATGSYLLAEFALRPAAAQALEAGPPPRRFASGIMGRTMVVWFLGSGLPVLGIAFLAGFQALMRNLTETQFAVGVLIVSIATLVFGCLLMWILAWLTATPVRVVRAALSRVERGDLRGDLVVFDGTELGELQRGFNAMVDGLRERERVRDLFGRHVGREVALAAERERPKLGGEERHVAVFFIDIVGSTKLVTNRPAAEIVQLLNRFFGIIVEEVDRHCGLVNKFEGDATLAVFGAPNHLDCPEDHALAAARIIADRLAREITECQAGIGVAAGQVVAGNVGARERFEYTVIGGPVHEAARLCELAKTHPARLLATADTVLGASETEAAHWVLGETVTLRGHDTTTRLAAPAHVAAPESKST, encoded by the coding sequence ATGTCGGCTCAACAGACAATGGCACGGCGCCTAGGCCGGGTGCTCGAGACGTTGACCCGTCAGAGCGGCCGGCTACCAGAGACCCCGGCGTACGGCTCCCTGCTGCTGGGGCGCGTTTCCGAAAGCCAGCGCCGTCGCCGCATTCGCATCCAGGTCATCCTGACCGTGCTGGTCCTGGGCGCCAATCTCATCGGCATCGCCGTTGCGCTGCTCCTGGTGACCATCGCCATTCCGCAGCCGAGCGTCTTCGACGCGCCGTGGTGGATCACCTTCGCAGCAGCACCGGCCTATGTCGCACTCGCACTGGCGGTGGGCACCTACTGGATCACCCGCAGGACCGTCATCTCACTGCGCTGGGCAATCGAAGAGCGCACGCCGACCCGCGACGACGAGCGAAACACTTTCCTGGCTCCGTGGCGGATCGCCCGCTTCGACCTCATCCTGTGGGGTCTCGGTGCCGTGGTGCTGACGACGCTCTACGGCCTGGTCGACACGCTGTTCATCCCGCGCTTCCTCATCGCGGTGGGAATCTGCGGGATCTTGGTGGCCACCGGCAGCTATCTACTCGCCGAGTTCGCGCTGCGCCCGGCGGCGGCTCAGGCGCTCGAAGCGGGGCCACCACCGCGGCGATTCGCCTCGGGCATCATGGGCCGGACCATGGTGGTCTGGTTCCTCGGATCGGGCCTGCCTGTTCTCGGCATTGCCTTCCTGGCGGGATTCCAGGCCCTGATGCGCAACCTGACCGAAACCCAGTTCGCCGTCGGCGTTTTGATTGTGTCGATCGCCACGCTCGTCTTCGGATGCCTCCTGATGTGGATTTTGGCCTGGCTCACGGCGACTCCGGTGCGCGTGGTCCGCGCGGCGCTGAGCCGCGTCGAACGGGGCGACCTGCGGGGCGACCTCGTCGTCTTCGACGGAACCGAACTCGGCGAGCTGCAGCGCGGTTTCAACGCGATGGTCGACGGCCTGCGCGAGCGCGAACGCGTGCGCGACCTGTTCGGCCGGCACGTCGGGCGCGAAGTCGCACTCGCCGCCGAGCGCGAGCGACCGAAACTGGGCGGCGAGGAACGCCATGTCGCCGTCTTCTTCATCGACATCGTCGGCTCGACGAAGTTGGTGACTAACCGGCCGGCAGCGGAGATCGTGCAGTTGCTCAACCGTTTCTTCGGGATCATCGTCGAAGAGGTGGACCGGCACTGCGGTCTGGTCAACAAATTCGAGGGGGACGCGACGCTGGCCGTCTTCGGCGCCCCCAACCACCTGGACTGTCCCGAGGACCACGCGCTGGCCGCGGCGCGCATCATCGCCGACCGGTTGGCGCGGGAGATAACGGAGTGCCAGGCCGGTATCGGTGTGGCGGCGGGTCAGGTCGTCGCCGGCAACGTGGGCGCCCGGGAACGGTTCGAATACACCGTGATCGGCGGACCGGTTCACGAGGCCGCGCGACTGTGCGAGCTCGCCAAAACACACCCGGCGCGACTGCTCGCGACGGCCGACACCGTGCTGGGTGCGAGTGAAACCGAAGCCGCGCATTGGGTTTTGGGGGAAACGGTGACGTTGCGCGGGCACGATACAACCACCCGGCTGGCCGCTCCCGCTCATGTCGCCGCACCCGAGTCGAAGTCGACATGA
- a CDS encoding DNA-3-methyladenine glycosylase 2 family protein has protein sequence MHTDFERCYRAVQSKDARFDGWFVTAVLTTRIYCRPSCPVRPPFARNVRFYPAAAAAQRAGFRACKRCRPDASPGSPEWNTRGDAVARTMRLIADGTVDREGVGGLAAHLGYTTRQLERLLQAEVGAGPLALARAQRAQTARVLIETTDMAFADVAFAAGFSSIRQFNDSVRAVFESTPRELRRRANVRSGSDNSSPGSVCLRLPVRTPFAYAGVFGHLAATTVPGCEEVRGGAYRRSLRLPSGNAVVTLTPAADHVRCRLVLDDFRDLTTATARCRRLLDLDADPEAVVDALSGDPELAPVVAKAPGQRVPRTVDEAELAIRAVLGQQVSTKAARTHAARLVSAYGQPVDDPEGALTHTFPSVERLADIDPIHLAVPKARQRTLSALVAGLADGSIALDAGSDWETARRLLLAVPGIGPWTAEVIAMRALGDPDAFPASDLGIRLAAKQLGLPTEERTLLAHSARWRPWRSYATQHLWTTLEHPVNDWPPQEVA, from the coding sequence ATGCACACCGACTTCGAACGCTGCTACCGGGCCGTCCAGTCAAAAGACGCCCGGTTCGACGGCTGGTTCGTCACGGCGGTGCTCACGACGCGGATCTACTGCCGGCCGAGCTGCCCCGTGCGCCCGCCGTTCGCCCGCAACGTGCGGTTCTACCCGGCCGCCGCGGCCGCTCAGCGCGCCGGGTTTCGCGCGTGTAAGCGTTGCCGGCCCGACGCGTCGCCCGGATCCCCCGAGTGGAACACGCGCGGCGACGCCGTCGCGCGGACCATGCGGCTGATCGCCGACGGCACGGTGGACCGCGAGGGCGTGGGAGGGCTCGCGGCCCACCTCGGCTACACCACCCGTCAGCTGGAACGCCTGCTGCAGGCCGAGGTCGGCGCCGGCCCCCTTGCGCTGGCCCGCGCCCAGCGAGCGCAAACGGCGCGGGTGTTGATCGAGACCACCGACATGGCGTTCGCCGACGTCGCCTTCGCCGCCGGATTCTCCAGCATCCGGCAGTTCAACGACTCGGTCCGGGCGGTGTTCGAAAGCACCCCGAGGGAGCTACGCCGCCGCGCGAACGTGCGATCCGGTTCCGACAACAGTTCACCGGGTTCGGTGTGCCTGCGACTGCCGGTGCGTACGCCGTTCGCCTACGCGGGCGTTTTCGGCCATCTGGCGGCCACCACCGTGCCGGGTTGCGAAGAGGTCAGGGGCGGCGCGTACCGGCGGAGCCTGCGGCTGCCCTCCGGCAACGCGGTCGTCACGCTGACACCCGCCGCCGACCACGTGCGCTGCCGCCTGGTGCTCGATGACTTTCGCGACCTGACCACAGCGACCGCCCGGTGCCGGCGGCTACTCGACCTCGACGCCGATCCCGAAGCGGTGGTCGACGCCCTGTCCGGTGATCCCGAACTCGCACCGGTGGTGGCCAAGGCTCCGGGGCAGCGGGTCCCGCGTACCGTCGACGAGGCCGAGCTCGCCATCCGCGCCGTGCTCGGCCAGCAGGTATCGACGAAGGCCGCGAGAACCCATGCGGCCCGCTTGGTTTCGGCGTACGGACAACCCGTCGACGATCCGGAGGGGGCGCTGACCCACACGTTCCCGTCGGTCGAGCGGCTCGCCGACATCGATCCCATTCACCTGGCCGTCCCGAAGGCACGGCAGCGGACGCTCAGCGCGCTGGTCGCCGGACTCGCCGACGGATCCATCGCCCTGGATGCCGGCAGCGATTGGGAGACGGCCCGCCGGCTACTGCTCGCGGTGCCCGGCATCGGCCCTTGGACCGCCGAGGTGATCGCGATGCGCGCCCTCGGCGACCCGGACGCCTTCCCGGCCAGCGATCTGGGGATTCGCCTGGCCGCTAAGCAACTTGGCTTACCCACCGAGGAGAGAACTCTCCTCGCGCACAGCGCCCGCTGGCGCCCGTGGCGTTCCTACGCCACCCAGCACCTGTGGACCACCCTCGAGCATCCGGTGAACGACTGGCCACCCCAGGAGGTTGCATGA
- the mce gene encoding methylmalonyl-CoA epimerase — MTTDQVDARQFLSTSLVTAIDHVGIAVPDLDAAITWYHDHLGMILVHEEVNDDQGIREAMLAVRGAPKGTAQIQLMAPIDESSTIAKFLDKRGPGIQQMAVRVSDLDGLSEQLRSQGIRLVYDAPRRGTANSRINFVHPKDGGGVLIELVEPAA; from the coding sequence ATGACGACCGATCAAGTTGACGCCCGTCAGTTTCTGAGCACCTCTTTGGTGACGGCCATCGATCATGTCGGCATCGCGGTTCCCGATCTGGACGCCGCCATCACCTGGTACCACGACCACCTCGGCATGATCCTCGTGCACGAGGAAGTCAACGACGACCAGGGTATACGCGAGGCTATGCTCGCTGTGCGCGGCGCCCCGAAGGGCACCGCACAGATTCAGCTGATGGCTCCCATCGACGAGTCCTCGACCATCGCCAAGTTCCTCGACAAGCGTGGCCCCGGGATCCAGCAGATGGCGGTCCGCGTCAGCGACTTGGACGGCCTGAGCGAGCAGCTCCGTTCGCAGGGCATCCGGCTCGTCTACGACGCCCCCAGGCGCGGCACGGCAAACTCCCGGATCAACTTCGTCCACCCCAAGGACGGCGGCGGAGTGCTCATCGAGCTGGTCGAGCCCGCCGCCTGA
- a CDS encoding acetyl-CoA C-acetyltransferase: protein MTTSVIVAGARTPIGKLMGSLKDFSASDLGAIAIAGALEKAGVAASAVEYVIMGQVLTAGAGQMPARQAAVAAGIGWDVPALTINKMCLSGIDAIALADQLIRAGEFDVVVAGGQESMTRAPHLLMDSRAGYKYGDVTVLDHMAYDGLHDVFTDQPMGALTEQRNDVDKFTRAEQDEFAARSHRLAAAAWKDGVFADEVVPVSIPQRKGDPLQFTEDEGIRANTTAESLAGLKPAFRRDGTITAGSASQISDGAAAVVVMNKEKARELGLTWLVEIGAHGVVAGPDSTLQSQPANAIKKALLREGITIDQLDVVEINEAFSAVALASTRELGVNPDIVNVNGGAIAVGHPIGMSGARITLHAALELSRRGSGYGVAALCGAGGQGDALILRAK, encoded by the coding sequence ATGACGACGTCGGTGATCGTTGCTGGAGCCCGTACACCCATCGGGAAATTGATGGGCTCGCTGAAGGACTTCTCGGCCAGCGATCTGGGCGCCATTGCCATCGCCGGCGCTCTGGAGAAAGCCGGCGTGGCGGCCTCCGCGGTCGAGTACGTGATCATGGGCCAGGTGCTCACGGCCGGCGCCGGCCAGATGCCGGCGCGCCAGGCGGCGGTGGCGGCCGGCATCGGCTGGGACGTCCCGGCGCTGACCATCAACAAGATGTGCCTGTCCGGCATCGACGCCATCGCCCTGGCTGACCAGCTGATTCGGGCCGGCGAGTTCGACGTGGTGGTGGCCGGCGGTCAGGAGTCGATGACCAGGGCGCCGCATCTCCTGATGGACAGCCGCGCGGGCTACAAGTACGGCGACGTCACCGTCCTGGACCACATGGCCTACGACGGCCTGCACGACGTCTTCACCGATCAGCCGATGGGAGCGCTGACCGAACAGCGCAACGACGTGGACAAATTCACCCGTGCCGAGCAGGACGAGTTCGCGGCGCGGTCGCACCGGCTGGCGGCGGCGGCCTGGAAGGACGGCGTCTTCGCCGACGAGGTGGTGCCGGTCAGCATCCCCCAGCGCAAGGGCGATCCGTTGCAGTTCACCGAGGACGAGGGGATTCGCGCGAACACCACTGCCGAGTCGTTGGCCGGTCTGAAGCCGGCGTTCCGCCGCGATGGCACCATCACCGCGGGTTCGGCGTCGCAGATATCGGACGGAGCGGCGGCGGTAGTGGTCATGAACAAGGAGAAGGCCCGGGAACTGGGGCTGACATGGCTGGTCGAGATAGGCGCGCACGGCGTCGTGGCCGGCCCGGACTCGACCCTGCAGTCCCAGCCGGCGAACGCGATCAAGAAGGCGCTCCTGCGTGAGGGCATCACGATCGACCAGCTCGACGTCGTGGAGATCAACGAGGCCTTCTCGGCGGTCGCGCTGGCCTCGACCCGTGAGCTGGGCGTGAATCCCGACATCGTCAACGTCAACGGTGGCGCGATCGCCGTCGGGCACCCCATCGGCATGTCCGGAGCCAGGATCACGCTGCACGCAGCGCTCGAGCTGTCCCGGCGGGGATCGGGCTACGGCGTGGCGGCCCTCTGCGGGGCCGGCGGCCAGGGCGACGCGCTGATTCTGCGCGCTAAGTAA
- the nucS gene encoding endonuclease NucS → MRLVIAQCTVDYVGRLTAHLPSARRLLLFKADGSVSVHADDRAYKPLNWMSPPCWITEEPGEQRPVWVVENKAGEQLRITVEDIEHDSSHDLGIDPGLVKDGVEAHLQALLAEHVHLLGDGYTLVRREYMTAIGPVDLLCRDEQGGSVAVEIKRRGEIDGVEQLTRYLELLNRDSVLAPVKGVFAAQQIKPQARTLAVDRGIRCLTLDYDQMRGMDSDEYRLF, encoded by the coding sequence GTGCGTCTAGTGATCGCCCAGTGCACCGTGGACTATGTCGGCCGGCTGACCGCGCACCTCCCGTCGGCGCGCAGGCTGCTTCTCTTCAAGGCCGACGGGTCGGTCAGTGTGCACGCCGACGACCGCGCCTACAAGCCGCTGAACTGGATGAGCCCGCCGTGCTGGATCACCGAGGAGCCCGGCGAGCAACGGCCCGTGTGGGTGGTGGAGAACAAGGCGGGTGAACAGCTGCGCATCACCGTCGAGGACATCGAGCACGACTCGAGCCACGACCTGGGCATCGACCCGGGATTGGTCAAGGACGGCGTCGAGGCGCACCTGCAGGCGCTGCTCGCCGAGCACGTGCATCTGCTGGGCGACGGCTACACGCTGGTGCGCCGCGAATACATGACCGCGATCGGCCCCGTCGACCTGCTGTGCCGCGACGAACAGGGCGGCTCGGTCGCGGTGGAGATCAAGCGGCGCGGCGAGATCGACGGCGTCGAGCAGCTCACCCGCTATCTCGAGTTGCTCAATCGCGACAGCGTTCTCGCGCCGGTCAAGGGCGTGTTCGCCGCCCAGCAGATCAAGCCGCAGGCGCGCACGTTGGCCGTCGACCGCGGAATCCGTTGCTTGACACTGGATTACGACCAGATGCGCGGCATGGACAGCGACGAGTACCGGCTGTTCTGA
- a CDS encoding MMPL/RND family transporter, producing MSEHRFDEPRVKRPFIPRMVRALAIPIIFFWGLLAITTNTFMPQVERVAEELAGPMVPHYAPSQRALLHIGAKFHESNSTNLTMVVFEAVNRPLGDQDHRYYDDLMRRLERDTKHVQYVMDLWGKPFTAAGAQSVDGKCTYVLLRLAGDIGQIEANQSVDAVRDIIKNDPPPPGLKVYVSGAAPLASDTLAIANASLNNVTIVTILLIVVLLLIVYRTPSTLLVPLLGVLIEMLVAKGIVSTLGHLGYIELSSFAVNIVIALTLGAGTDYGIFLMGRYHEARQAGESREDSFYIAYKGVTPIIIGSGLTIAGACYCLTFARLNYFHTMGPAVAITMLFTIAAAMSLGPAILTVGSLFGMFDPRTTVHGRLYRRIGASVVRWPVPILAASSAVVMIGAIFVPSYRQNYDDRQYQPANSPSNLGFQAADRHFPKSKLFSEMLMVETDHDMRNSADFISLDRVARALIRLHGVAMVQGMTRPLGRALEHASIPYLFTTQGSGNGQQLPFNEEQNSNTDAQADIQAHSVEVLRKEIGFFQRVSDELHQTVLTVEDLERVSNEINEEVSNVDDFFRPIKSYFYWEKHCFDIPICWSFRSLFDGLDQIDKLAEDIKYARISLAVVDETFPKIIAQLKATADDTEALQSKLVNSYGSADLQSIQTEQTFDDSINVGNDFDKSRSDDFFYIPHEGFDNEDVKTGMKLMMSPDGKAARFIVTHEGDAMGPEGVEHVEQFPDAIKTILKETSLAGARIYIGGSGSNDKDIKEYAMSDLMIAAIAAFVLIFLIMMFITRSLMAALVIPATVAFSYAGAFGLSILFWQHLVGLPLHWLVLPLTFIILVAVGSDYNLLLINRVKEELHGGIHTGLIRALGSTGGVVTSAGLVFAFTMLAMLTSDLRTIGQVGSTVCIGLLLDTLIVRSFVVPCILRILGPWFWWPTLVRPRPLPPRKQPAGV from the coding sequence ATGAGCGAGCATCGCTTCGATGAGCCGCGGGTCAAACGGCCGTTCATCCCGAGGATGGTCCGCGCTCTGGCCATACCGATCATCTTCTTCTGGGGCCTGCTCGCGATCACCACGAACACTTTCATGCCCCAGGTGGAACGGGTCGCGGAAGAACTGGCCGGGCCGATGGTCCCGCACTACGCGCCCTCGCAGCGCGCGCTGCTCCACATCGGCGCCAAGTTCCACGAATCCAACTCGACCAACTTGACCATGGTGGTGTTCGAGGCGGTGAACCGCCCACTGGGCGACCAGGACCACCGGTACTACGACGATCTGATGCGCCGCCTCGAGCGCGACACCAAGCACGTGCAGTACGTGATGGACCTGTGGGGCAAGCCGTTCACCGCGGCGGGCGCGCAGAGCGTGGACGGCAAGTGCACGTATGTGCTGTTGCGTCTTGCCGGAGACATCGGTCAGATCGAGGCCAACCAATCGGTGGACGCCGTCCGGGACATCATCAAGAACGACCCTCCACCGCCGGGGCTCAAGGTCTACGTCAGCGGCGCGGCGCCGTTGGCCTCCGACACGCTGGCCATCGCGAACGCGAGCCTGAACAACGTCACGATCGTCACGATCCTGCTCATCGTCGTGCTGCTGCTGATCGTGTACCGCACCCCGTCGACCCTGTTGGTGCCGCTGCTCGGGGTCCTCATCGAAATGCTCGTCGCGAAGGGCATCGTCTCCACGCTCGGTCACCTCGGGTACATCGAACTGTCGTCGTTCGCGGTGAACATCGTGATCGCGCTGACCCTGGGCGCGGGAACCGATTACGGCATCTTCTTGATGGGGCGCTATCACGAGGCGCGGCAGGCCGGTGAAAGCCGGGAGGACAGCTTCTACATCGCGTACAAGGGCGTCACTCCGATCATCATCGGCTCGGGGCTGACGATCGCCGGCGCGTGTTACTGCCTGACGTTCGCGCGCCTGAACTACTTCCACACCATGGGGCCGGCCGTCGCGATCACCATGCTGTTCACCATCGCGGCGGCGATGTCGCTGGGCCCCGCGATCCTGACCGTCGGCAGCCTCTTCGGCATGTTCGACCCGAGAACCACCGTGCACGGACGTCTCTACCGGCGCATCGGGGCGAGCGTGGTGCGCTGGCCCGTGCCCATCCTGGCGGCAAGTTCGGCCGTCGTCATGATCGGGGCGATCTTCGTCCCGAGCTACCGGCAGAACTACGACGACCGGCAGTACCAGCCGGCCAATTCGCCCAGCAATCTGGGTTTTCAGGCGGCGGATCGGCACTTTCCCAAGAGCAAGCTGTTCTCCGAGATGCTGATGGTCGAGACCGATCACGACATGCGCAACTCGGCCGACTTCATCTCGCTGGACCGCGTCGCGCGGGCTCTGATCCGCCTGCACGGCGTCGCGATGGTGCAAGGCATGACCAGGCCCCTGGGCCGCGCGCTCGAGCACGCCAGCATCCCCTACCTGTTCACCACGCAAGGCAGCGGCAACGGGCAGCAACTCCCGTTCAACGAGGAGCAGAACTCCAACACCGATGCGCAGGCCGACATCCAGGCGCACTCGGTCGAGGTGTTGCGCAAGGAGATCGGCTTCTTCCAGAGGGTCTCCGACGAGCTGCACCAGACGGTGCTCACCGTCGAGGACCTGGAAAGGGTGAGCAACGAGATCAACGAGGAGGTCTCGAACGTCGACGACTTCTTCCGTCCGATCAAGAGCTACTTCTATTGGGAGAAGCACTGTTTCGACATCCCGATCTGCTGGTCGTTCCGGTCGTTGTTCGACGGGCTGGACCAGATCGACAAGCTGGCCGAGGACATCAAATACGCCAGGATCTCTCTGGCGGTGGTGGACGAGACCTTCCCGAAGATCATCGCCCAGTTGAAGGCCACCGCCGACGACACCGAGGCGCTGCAGTCGAAGCTGGTCAACAGCTACGGTTCGGCGGACCTGCAGTCCATCCAGACCGAGCAAACGTTCGACGATTCGATCAATGTGGGCAACGACTTCGACAAGTCGCGCAGCGACGACTTCTTCTACATCCCGCACGAGGGGTTCGACAACGAGGACGTCAAAACGGGCATGAAGTTGATGATGTCGCCGGACGGCAAGGCGGCCCGCTTCATCGTCACCCACGAGGGTGACGCCATGGGCCCCGAAGGGGTCGAGCACGTCGAACAATTTCCCGACGCGATCAAGACGATCCTGAAGGAGACGTCGCTGGCCGGCGCGCGCATCTACATCGGCGGATCGGGGTCCAACGACAAGGACATCAAGGAATACGCGATGTCCGACCTGATGATCGCGGCGATCGCCGCCTTCGTGCTGATCTTCTTGATCATGATGTTCATCACCCGAAGCCTGATGGCCGCGTTGGTGATTCCCGCGACGGTGGCGTTCTCCTATGCCGGCGCGTTCGGGCTGTCGATCCTCTTCTGGCAGCACCTCGTTGGCCTGCCGCTGCACTGGCTGGTCCTGCCGCTGACCTTCATCATCCTGGTGGCGGTCGGGTCGGACTACAACCTGCTCCTGATCAACAGGGTCAAAGAGGAGTTGCACGGCGGGATTCACACGGGTCTCATCCGGGCGCTCGGCAGCACGGGGGGGGTGGTGACGTCGGCGGGTCTGGTCTTCGCCTTCACCATGCTGGCCATGCTCACCAGCGACCTGCGCACCATCGGCCAGGTCGGTTCGACCGTGTGCATCGGGTTGTTGCTCGACACGTTGATCGTGCGCTCGTTCGTCGTGCCGTGCATCCTGCGGATCCTGGGGCCGTGGTTCTGGTGGCCGACCCTGGTGCGGCCCCGTCCGTTGCCGCCGCGAAAGCAGCCGGCGGGGGTCTGA
- a CDS encoding MmpS family transport accessory protein yields the protein MPLVAVVAVGVGLLGMYKVHQFSEPEPVITVNGPQAPDEFNLKRITYEVFGSVGDGGKLVYVDIDGHPHQVDVTTLPWTHTETTTLTVASGSISVHVHGGQVGCRMLVDGVVRDEHSGDHQDADVQCRVKSA from the coding sequence ATGCCGCTGGTCGCCGTCGTTGCCGTGGGCGTGGGCCTGCTGGGCATGTACAAGGTGCACCAGTTCTCCGAACCTGAGCCCGTCATCACCGTCAACGGTCCGCAGGCGCCCGATGAGTTCAACCTCAAACGGATCACCTACGAGGTGTTCGGCTCCGTCGGCGACGGCGGGAAGCTCGTCTACGTCGACATCGACGGCCATCCGCACCAGGTCGACGTCACGACCCTGCCCTGGACCCACACGGAGACGACCACGCTGACGGTGGCGTCGGGCAGCATCTCGGTGCATGTCCACGGTGGCCAGGTGGGTTGCCGGATGCTGGTGGATGGTGTTGTCCGCGATGAGCATTCGGGTGACCATCAGGACGCCGACGTCCAATGCCGGGTGAAATCGGCATGA